The following proteins are co-located in the Polymorphospora rubra genome:
- a CDS encoding AMP-binding protein — MTDGNRSSGVSAQFTRVAGEFPDRVALRFLSGDGTVTERTYAQLVAERDPVAAALAAEFAPGDRALLLLPPTGPQFVAAFLGCVHAGLVAVPVPLPASGRLNRAGDRLAGIVADCDPVVALVADAAGLPPGVLPDAVRPLALDTLPPAPATGLPDRAPDEIAFLQYSSGSTGTPKAVCNTHDAVLRQVDQLNAMWGFPEPIHVAGWLPLYHDMGMLQQALLPLLTGGTATMMSPATFAADPARWLRAASTYRANWIAGPDFGFARCVEAVPAAEAATLDLGAIRYVANGAEPIREQTVRRFAAHFAAAGLPPRR; from the coding sequence TTGACCGACGGCAATCGCTCATCCGGCGTATCCGCCCAGTTCACCCGCGTCGCCGGGGAGTTTCCGGACCGGGTGGCACTGCGTTTCCTGTCCGGTGACGGCACGGTCACCGAGCGAACATACGCGCAACTGGTGGCCGAGCGCGACCCCGTCGCGGCCGCGCTGGCCGCGGAGTTCGCCCCCGGTGACCGGGCCCTGCTCCTGCTGCCGCCGACCGGGCCGCAGTTCGTCGCGGCCTTCCTCGGGTGTGTGCACGCCGGCCTCGTCGCCGTACCGGTGCCGCTGCCGGCGTCCGGCCGGCTGAACCGCGCCGGCGACCGGCTCGCCGGCATCGTCGCCGACTGCGACCCGGTCGTCGCCCTGGTCGCCGACGCCGCCGGCCTCCCGCCGGGTGTCCTGCCCGACGCGGTACGCCCCCTCGCGCTGGACACGCTGCCGCCGGCACCCGCGACCGGGCTGCCCGACCGGGCCCCCGACGAGATCGCGTTCCTGCAGTACTCGTCCGGCTCGACCGGGACGCCCAAGGCCGTCTGCAACACCCACGACGCGGTGCTGCGGCAGGTCGACCAACTGAACGCGATGTGGGGCTTCCCCGAACCGATCCACGTCGCCGGCTGGCTGCCGCTCTACCACGACATGGGCATGCTCCAGCAGGCGCTGCTGCCGCTGCTCACCGGCGGCACCGCCACGATGATGAGCCCGGCCACCTTCGCCGCCGACCCGGCCCGCTGGTTGCGCGCGGCCAGCACCTACCGCGCGAACTGGATCGCCGGCCCGGACTTCGGCTTCGCCCGGTGCGTCGAGGCGGTCCCCGCCGCCGAGGCCGCCACCCTCGACCTGGGTGCGATCCGGTACGTCGCCAACGGCGCCGAACCGATCCGCGAGCAGACCGTACGCCGCTTCGCCGCGCACTTCGCCGCCGCCGGCCTGCCCCCGAGGCGGTGA
- the panD gene encoding aspartate 1-decarboxylase: MFRTMLKSKIHRATVTQADLHYIGSLTIDVDLMRAADILPGELIHVVDIDNGARLETYAIEGPAGSGVIGINGAAARLVHTGDLIIIIGYGLVTDEEARSLEPRVVHVNGKNEIISLHSNPGV, from the coding sequence ATGTTCCGCACCATGCTCAAGTCCAAGATCCACCGAGCCACCGTCACCCAGGCCGATCTGCACTACATCGGGTCGTTGACCATCGACGTCGACCTGATGCGCGCCGCCGACATCCTGCCCGGCGAGCTGATCCACGTGGTCGACATCGACAACGGCGCCCGGCTGGAGACGTACGCGATCGAGGGGCCGGCCGGTTCCGGGGTCATCGGCATCAACGGCGCCGCCGCCCGGCTGGTGCACACCGGTGACCTCATCATCATCATCGGCTACGGGCTGGTCACCGACGAGGAGGCCCGCAGTCTGGAGCCGAGGGTGGTCCACGTCAACGGCAAGAACGAGATCATCTCGCTGCACTCCAACCCGGGCGTCTGA
- a CDS encoding ornithine cyclodeaminase family protein produces the protein MDRTVLDLPGYPDAELLYLSRAHVIECLAGVDPVAVTADALRRHTLGETILPDEAYLPWQTPAGHAARSLGMPGAIHTDDGLALGMKVINGSLGNPGNGLARSQGLLMMFDVETAYPWAVMESAYISALRTAAVTAVGAQWLGPDPIGRLAVLGCGTLAQAHLRLLPSVLGKLTEVSLFDLDPTRSAGLADALRADPDTGHLAVAATATARECVEGADLVLAATITTEGYIAYDWLKPGALIAHVSLDDVLPEVVTRADLVVVDDWGLVSHDDRRLLGRMWRAGTLRDADGAYRPGATPDPAAARVHGSLGDVIAGRHPGRAAPTDIVLSNPFGMSILDVALGAVVAGTARERGLGLRIPR, from the coding sequence ATGGATAGAACAGTGCTCGACCTACCCGGCTATCCCGACGCCGAGTTGCTCTACCTCTCCCGTGCGCACGTCATCGAGTGCCTGGCCGGCGTCGACCCGGTGGCGGTCACCGCGGACGCGCTGCGCCGGCACACCCTGGGTGAGACGATCCTGCCCGACGAGGCGTACCTGCCGTGGCAGACGCCGGCCGGGCACGCGGCCCGCTCGCTCGGGATGCCCGGCGCCATCCACACCGACGACGGCCTGGCGCTGGGTATGAAGGTCATCAACGGCAGCCTGGGCAACCCGGGCAACGGCCTGGCCCGCTCCCAGGGGCTGCTGATGATGTTCGACGTGGAGACCGCCTACCCGTGGGCGGTGATGGAGTCGGCGTACATCAGCGCCCTGCGCACCGCCGCCGTCACCGCGGTGGGCGCGCAGTGGCTCGGTCCGGACCCGATCGGCCGGCTGGCGGTGCTCGGCTGCGGCACCCTGGCCCAGGCCCACCTGCGGCTGCTGCCGTCGGTACTGGGCAAGCTCACCGAGGTCAGCCTCTTCGACCTGGATCCGACCCGGTCCGCGGGCCTGGCCGACGCGCTGCGCGCCGACCCCGACACCGGGCACCTGGCGGTGGCCGCCACCGCCACGGCACGCGAGTGCGTCGAGGGCGCCGACCTGGTGCTCGCCGCCACGATCACGACCGAGGGCTACATCGCGTACGACTGGCTCAAGCCGGGTGCCCTGATCGCGCACGTCTCGCTCGACGACGTACTGCCCGAGGTGGTCACCCGGGCGGACCTGGTGGTCGTCGACGACTGGGGGCTGGTCAGCCACGACGACCGCCGCCTGCTCGGCCGGATGTGGCGGGCCGGCACGCTGCGCGACGCCGACGGGGCCTACCGGCCGGGGGCGACCCCCGACCCGGCCGCCGCGCGGGTGCACGGCAGCCTCGGCGACGTGATCGCCGGGCGGCATCCCGGCCGGGCGGCGCCGACCGACATCGTCCTCAGCAACCCGTTCGGAATGTCCATCCTCGACGTCGCGCTCGGCGCGGTGGTGGCCGGGACCGCGCGCGAGCGTGGCCTCGGTCTGCGCATCCCCCGCTGA
- a CDS encoding amino acid adenylation domain-containing protein: MNNDPDIRALVIELERAGVQLWAEDGRLRFRAPKGALSAERMTQLRDHREALMRHFDGTAGGLVTDPANRHEPFPLTDVQSAYLLGRHDAFAYGGVACHGYFEVAFTGLDPDRLERAWQRLVDRHEMLRAVVDADGHQQILPGPQTYRVDVTDLRGADPDTVAAARAAVRAELSHKVYDPRTWPMFGLRVTRADDRDLLHFSIDLLIADYASIQLLIAELDQLYLDPEATLPPLDISFRDFLLTERTTRDSAGYEADRAWWDARLDDLPAGPELPTVTAAAAGPPRFRRWQTSLAEPRWTALRDLAAAHNLTPTGALLAAYAEVIGAWSRRSRFTLNLTLLNRPPSHPQIARLVGDFTSVTLLTVGPEPHEAAAAPFAGRAGDLQRRLWENIDHRRFSGVEVLRALGRRRGPDAALMPVVFTSTVGLTEGGTGTGFTGTGELVFGVSQTPQVWIDCQVMEHHGELRISWDVREGVFPDGLVDAMFDAYADLVGRLADGSGAWDQVGPVPLPAAQALRRAAVNDTAADLPVGLLHEPVFAQAAQTPQRVAVVADGRALTYGELAGRAVEVADWLRATGCRPAEPVAVVMDKGWEQVVGVLGVLLSGGAYVPVDTNQPPVRRDLMLAAAGVRLVLTQSWLDRPDGKTLDVDTLAGGPAPVAGPAPVAGVGPDDPAYVIFTSGSTGTPKGVMVSHAAAANTVADVNARFGVGPDDRVLGLASLGFDLSVYDIFGPLAQGGAVVLPAADRRGDPSHWAELVATGGVTVWNSVPAQLQMLHDYLAGAPDDEARPAVAGLRLALLSGDWIPVALPDAIRRQVPGLRVVSLGGATEAAIWSIHHPVDSVDPAWPSIPYGRPLANQTFHVLDDAMRPRPDWVPGELYIGGAGLALGYVGDPLRTAERFVTDPLTGQRLYRTGDVGRYHPDGTIEFLGREDSQVKIKGHRIELAEVDAALSTYPAIGTAVTVVDGGGPLDRRLVAFAEPRHRPAPPEVVATTARVADAAGRAAGALARGVDGTAVREVVEALDRAALSAMRDALRRAGDLFTDPTVGHGLAEVLAAARVAPRHHRLVRRWLAALTAHGLLDAVPGGWRLGGGASVGTGAAPAGGPVDGEPAWDRIEALATAHGHGAELIRYLRTSARHLPDLLRDELDPLALLFPEGNLDVAQAAYRDNLISRYVNTGLAAALRAIVAGQPAGRPLSVLEIGAGVGGTTSDLIDAVDGHLVDYLFTDVSPFFLAEARTRFADHPWLRYGLFDLNADPRDQGYEPHSFDVLVCANVLHNATHAGQVLARVTELVRPGGWLLFIEATRDNYPLMASMEFKEGLTDFTDERAAADRTFHTGQSWRDMVAGIDAELAFCLPADDEPLAAVGQHAFGVRVKPHRCPVDPDGLDAHLRSRLPGYMLPSRVHTVDALPLTGNGKVDRAALAGRLTGPARATGDDGPVDEPRTDLERRLAGLWTELLGTTRIGRDVDFYTVGGDSLLLSKLVGMVRDRVPEAAGHTWDQLLRQMLRTPTVGGLADWLTADGAGPVTAADRQSPLVTLVAGTDPDAPVRVLVHDGSGTLAPYRALVPLLPGPGAVYGLAIADTESYLRHDPATLIERLAGEYRQALASTGRTRFEVIGYCLGGLLATELARQLTESGAEVTGLRVVSSYRVPYTVEDDLVAEWAFAQLIGVDPAVLGYPDDETVLARALSTVLAATPGRIPAGAFAELDGDPALRSVGARFRRLAGRDPADRLAALAGAAPTGPDGGDPLGTVGTAARVFRQSLDAASRHRADPYAGDITFLRQDSEIHFLPGLGADMTAYWHDVCLGELRVVDIPGDHFTCLQPPYAAQAAARLGETVAPC, translated from the coding sequence GTGAACAACGACCCCGACATCCGTGCCCTGGTCATCGAACTGGAACGGGCCGGCGTGCAGCTCTGGGCCGAGGACGGCAGGCTGCGCTTCCGGGCGCCGAAGGGCGCGCTGAGCGCCGAGCGGATGACACAGCTCCGGGACCACCGGGAAGCGCTGATGCGGCACTTCGACGGCACCGCCGGCGGGCTGGTCACCGACCCCGCGAACCGGCACGAGCCGTTCCCGCTCACCGACGTGCAGTCGGCGTACCTGCTGGGCCGGCACGACGCGTTCGCGTACGGCGGGGTCGCCTGCCACGGCTACTTCGAGGTGGCGTTCACCGGGCTCGACCCGGACCGGCTGGAACGTGCCTGGCAGCGGCTCGTCGACCGGCACGAGATGCTGCGCGCGGTCGTCGACGCCGACGGGCACCAGCAGATCCTGCCCGGGCCGCAGACGTACCGGGTCGACGTCACCGACCTGCGCGGCGCGGACCCGGACACGGTCGCGGCGGCCCGGGCGGCGGTCCGCGCCGAGCTGTCCCACAAGGTGTACGATCCGCGCACCTGGCCGATGTTCGGGCTGCGGGTCACCCGCGCCGACGACCGCGACCTGCTGCACTTCTCGATCGACCTGCTCATCGCCGACTACGCCAGCATCCAGTTGCTGATCGCCGAACTCGACCAGCTCTACCTGGACCCGGAGGCCACGCTCCCGCCGCTGGACATCAGTTTCCGGGACTTCCTGCTCACCGAGCGGACCACCCGCGACTCCGCCGGCTACGAGGCCGACCGGGCCTGGTGGGATGCCCGGCTCGACGACCTGCCGGCCGGCCCGGAGCTGCCGACGGTCACCGCGGCGGCGGCCGGCCCGCCCCGGTTCCGGCGCTGGCAGACCAGCCTCGCCGAGCCGCGGTGGACGGCGCTGCGCGACCTCGCCGCCGCACACAACCTGACCCCGACCGGGGCGCTGCTGGCCGCGTACGCCGAGGTGATCGGCGCGTGGAGCCGGCGGTCGCGGTTCACGCTGAACCTGACCCTGCTCAACCGGCCGCCGTCGCACCCGCAGATCGCCCGGCTGGTCGGCGACTTCACCTCGGTCACCCTGCTGACCGTCGGTCCGGAGCCGCACGAGGCGGCGGCGGCGCCGTTCGCCGGGCGGGCCGGGGACCTCCAGCGGCGGCTGTGGGAGAACATCGACCACCGCCGGTTCTCCGGGGTGGAGGTGCTGCGCGCGCTCGGCCGGCGCCGGGGGCCGGACGCGGCGCTGATGCCGGTCGTGTTCACCAGCACCGTCGGGCTGACCGAGGGCGGCACCGGCACCGGGTTCACCGGCACCGGCGAGCTGGTGTTCGGGGTCAGCCAGACCCCGCAGGTGTGGATCGACTGCCAGGTGATGGAGCACCACGGCGAGCTGCGGATCAGTTGGGACGTACGCGAGGGCGTGTTCCCCGACGGGCTGGTCGACGCGATGTTCGACGCGTACGCCGACCTGGTCGGGCGGCTCGCGGACGGCTCCGGCGCCTGGGACCAGGTGGGGCCGGTGCCGCTGCCGGCCGCGCAGGCGCTGCGCCGGGCCGCGGTCAACGACACCGCCGCCGACCTGCCGGTGGGCCTGCTGCACGAGCCGGTGTTCGCGCAGGCGGCGCAGACCCCGCAGCGGGTGGCGGTGGTCGCCGACGGGCGGGCGCTGACGTACGGCGAACTGGCCGGCCGGGCGGTCGAGGTCGCGGACTGGCTGCGGGCCACCGGGTGCCGGCCGGCCGAGCCGGTCGCCGTGGTCATGGACAAGGGCTGGGAGCAGGTCGTCGGGGTGCTCGGCGTGCTGCTGAGCGGCGGCGCCTACGTGCCGGTCGACACCAACCAGCCGCCGGTGCGCCGGGACCTGATGCTGGCCGCCGCCGGGGTCCGGCTGGTGCTGACCCAGTCGTGGTTGGACCGCCCGGACGGCAAGACCCTCGACGTCGACACGCTGGCCGGCGGGCCGGCACCCGTCGCCGGACCGGCACCCGTCGCCGGGGTCGGCCCGGACGATCCGGCGTACGTCATCTTCACCTCCGGCTCGACGGGCACGCCGAAGGGCGTGATGGTCAGCCACGCGGCGGCGGCGAACACGGTCGCCGACGTCAACGCGCGGTTCGGTGTCGGCCCGGACGACCGGGTTCTCGGCCTGGCCAGCCTCGGCTTCGACCTGTCGGTGTACGACATCTTCGGCCCGCTGGCGCAGGGCGGCGCGGTGGTGCTGCCGGCCGCCGACCGGCGCGGCGACCCGTCGCACTGGGCGGAGCTGGTCGCCACCGGCGGCGTCACCGTCTGGAACTCGGTGCCGGCGCAGCTGCAGATGCTGCACGACTACCTGGCCGGGGCGCCCGACGACGAGGCTCGGCCGGCGGTGGCCGGGCTGCGGCTGGCGCTGCTGTCCGGCGACTGGATCCCGGTCGCGCTGCCCGACGCGATCCGCCGGCAGGTGCCCGGTCTGCGGGTGGTCAGCCTGGGCGGGGCGACGGAGGCGGCGATCTGGTCGATCCACCATCCGGTCGACTCCGTCGATCCGGCGTGGCCGAGCATCCCGTACGGCCGCCCGCTGGCGAACCAGACCTTCCACGTGCTCGACGACGCGATGCGCCCCCGGCCGGACTGGGTGCCCGGCGAGCTGTACATCGGCGGTGCCGGGCTCGCCCTGGGCTACGTCGGCGACCCGCTGCGCACCGCGGAACGGTTCGTCACCGATCCGCTGACCGGCCAGCGGCTGTACCGCACCGGTGACGTCGGCCGCTACCACCCGGACGGCACGATCGAGTTCCTCGGCCGGGAGGACTCCCAGGTCAAGATCAAGGGGCACCGGATCGAACTCGCCGAGGTCGACGCGGCCCTGTCGACGTACCCGGCGATCGGGACGGCGGTGACGGTCGTCGACGGCGGCGGGCCGCTGGACCGGCGGCTGGTCGCGTTCGCCGAGCCCCGGCACCGGCCGGCCCCGCCGGAGGTGGTCGCGACGACCGCCCGGGTCGCCGACGCGGCCGGCCGGGCGGCCGGCGCGCTGGCCCGCGGGGTCGACGGTACGGCGGTCCGGGAGGTCGTCGAGGCGCTCGACCGGGCCGCGCTCTCCGCCATGCGGGACGCGCTGCGTCGGGCCGGTGACCTGTTCACCGACCCGACGGTCGGGCACGGTCTCGCCGAGGTGCTGGCGGCCGCCCGGGTCGCGCCCCGGCACCACCGGCTGGTCCGGCGGTGGCTGGCGGCGCTGACCGCACACGGGCTGCTGGACGCCGTACCGGGCGGCTGGCGGCTCGGCGGCGGCGCGTCGGTCGGGACCGGTGCCGCGCCGGCCGGCGGTCCGGTGGACGGCGAGCCGGCCTGGGACCGGATCGAGGCGTTGGCGACCGCGCACGGCCACGGCGCCGAACTGATCCGCTACCTGCGGACCAGCGCCCGCCACCTGCCCGACCTGCTGCGCGACGAACTCGACCCGCTGGCCCTGCTGTTCCCCGAGGGCAACCTGGACGTGGCCCAGGCCGCCTACCGGGACAACCTGATCAGCCGCTACGTCAACACCGGCCTGGCCGCCGCGCTGCGGGCGATCGTCGCCGGGCAGCCGGCCGGGCGGCCGCTGTCGGTGCTGGAGATCGGTGCCGGGGTCGGCGGCACCACCAGCGACCTGATCGACGCGGTCGACGGGCACCTGGTCGACTACCTGTTCACCGACGTGTCGCCGTTCTTCCTCGCCGAGGCGCGGACCCGGTTCGCCGACCACCCGTGGCTGCGGTACGGCCTGTTCGACCTCAACGCCGACCCCCGCGACCAGGGCTACGAGCCGCACTCGTTCGACGTGCTGGTCTGCGCCAACGTGCTGCACAACGCCACCCACGCCGGCCAGGTGCTGGCGCGGGTCACCGAACTGGTCCGGCCCGGCGGCTGGCTGCTGTTCATCGAGGCGACGCGGGACAACTACCCACTGATGGCGTCGATGGAGTTCAAGGAGGGCCTGACCGACTTCACCGACGAGCGCGCCGCCGCCGACCGGACCTTCCACACCGGGCAGTCGTGGCGGGACATGGTCGCCGGGATCGACGCCGAGCTGGCGTTCTGCCTGCCGGCCGACGACGAGCCGCTGGCCGCGGTCGGCCAGCACGCGTTCGGCGTACGGGTCAAGCCGCACCGCTGCCCCGTCGACCCGGACGGCCTGGACGCCCACCTGCGGTCCCGGCTGCCCGGATACATGCTGCCGAGCCGGGTGCACACCGTCGACGCGCTGCCGCTGACCGGCAACGGCAAGGTCGACCGGGCGGCGCTGGCCGGCCGGCTGACCGGCCCGGCCCGGGCCACCGGCGACGACGGCCCGGTCGACGAGCCGCGGACCGACCTGGAGCGGCGGCTCGCCGGCCTGTGGACGGAGCTGCTCGGCACCACGCGGATCGGCCGCGACGTCGACTTCTACACGGTGGGCGGCGACTCGCTGCTGCTGTCCAAGCTGGTCGGGATGGTCCGCGACCGGGTGCCGGAGGCCGCCGGGCACACCTGGGACCAGCTGTTGCGGCAGATGCTGCGGACGCCGACCGTCGGCGGACTCGCGGACTGGCTCACCGCCGACGGCGCCGGGCCGGTGACCGCCGCCGACCGGCAGTCGCCGCTGGTGACGCTGGTCGCCGGCACCGACCCGGACGCGCCGGTGCGGGTCCTGGTCCACGACGGCAGCGGCACGCTGGCCCCGTACCGGGCGCTGGTGCCGCTGCTGCCCGGTCCGGGTGCGGTGTACGGGCTGGCGATCGCCGACACCGAGAGCTACCTGCGGCACGACCCGGCGACGCTGATCGAGCGGCTCGCCGGGGAGTACCGGCAGGCGCTGGCTTCGACCGGCCGGACGCGGTTCGAGGTGATCGGCTACTGCCTGGGCGGCCTGCTCGCCACCGAGCTGGCCCGGCAGCTCACCGAGAGCGGGGCGGAGGTGACCGGCCTGCGGGTGGTCAGCAGCTACCGGGTCCCGTACACCGTCGAGGACGACCTGGTCGCCGAGTGGGCGTTCGCGCAGCTGATCGGCGTCGACCCGGCCGTGCTCGGCTATCCCGACGACGAGACCGTGCTGGCCCGGGCACTGTCGACGGTGCTGGCCGCCACGCCGGGACGGATCCCGGCCGGGGCGTTCGCCGAGCTGGACGGCGATCCGGCGCTGCGGTCGGTCGGCGCCCGCTTCCGCCGGCTCGCCGGCCGCGACCCCGCCGACCGGCTCGCCGCCCTGGCCGGGGCGGCACCGACCGGCCCCGACGGCGGCGACCCGCTCGGCACGGTCGGCACCGCCGCCCGGGTGTTCCGGCAGAGTCTCGACGCGGCCAGCCGGCACCGGGCCGACCCGTACGCCGGGGACATCACGTTCCTGCGCCAGGACAGCGAGATCCATTTCCTGCCCGGGCTGGGTGCGGACATGACTGCGTACTGGCACGACGTCTGCCTCGGCGAGCTGCGGGTCGTCGACATCCCCGGCGACCACTTCACCTGCCTCCAGCCGCCGTACGCGGCACAGGCCGCGGCCCGGCTCGGCGAAACGGTGGCGCCGTGCTGA
- a CDS encoding NAD(P)H-binding protein → MLTVGVLGAGGAVGRQVARGLAGAGVGVRLGVRRPASVEVPAGAEVVTVDVTAPAALRAFCAGCHLVVNCAGPSYRLSPVVAAAAVAAGAAYVDAGGDDLLRDRLSFAPVPVVLGAGQSPGLSGLLPRWLRDPDGGPVEVLRAWFGGLDRFSPAAAADMVASLHDGYGEALAGWRAGAAAPRTVEPLVDVSLPPFPGRVTAYPFLTGEARRLAVELGVRDGAWFNVFAGRQTLAVLNRLRTGSVGADPGDADGGTAAVRLARAAEVDLAGQRPYQLMVVEIADDRGSRTLTLRADDGYRLTATVAVEAAAAVLAGAVPPGAWLAADLLDPAAVVDRLRRDAACTVFEVTDGPRAAAVEEGVL, encoded by the coding sequence GTGCTGACCGTCGGGGTGCTGGGCGCGGGCGGGGCGGTCGGCCGGCAGGTCGCCCGCGGCCTGGCCGGGGCCGGGGTCGGGGTGCGGCTGGGGGTCCGCCGGCCGGCGTCGGTCGAGGTGCCGGCCGGGGCCGAGGTCGTCACGGTCGACGTCACCGCACCGGCGGCGCTGCGCGCCTTCTGCGCCGGATGCCACCTGGTGGTCAACTGCGCCGGGCCGTCGTACCGGCTCAGCCCGGTGGTCGCCGCCGCCGCGGTCGCCGCCGGTGCGGCGTACGTCGACGCCGGCGGCGACGACCTGCTGCGCGACCGGCTGTCGTTCGCCCCGGTGCCGGTGGTCCTCGGCGCCGGCCAGAGCCCCGGCCTGTCCGGGCTGCTGCCGCGCTGGCTGCGCGACCCCGACGGCGGTCCGGTCGAGGTGCTGCGGGCCTGGTTCGGCGGGCTCGACCGGTTCAGCCCGGCGGCGGCCGCCGACATGGTGGCCAGCCTCCACGACGGGTACGGCGAGGCGCTGGCCGGCTGGCGGGCCGGGGCGGCGGCGCCGCGTACGGTCGAGCCGCTGGTCGACGTGAGCCTGCCGCCGTTTCCCGGCCGGGTGACGGCGTACCCGTTCCTGACCGGCGAGGCCCGCCGGCTCGCCGTCGAACTCGGCGTACGCGACGGCGCGTGGTTCAACGTCTTCGCCGGCCGGCAGACCCTGGCGGTGCTCAACCGGCTGCGGACCGGATCGGTCGGCGCCGACCCGGGCGACGCCGACGGCGGTACGGCGGCCGTCCGGCTGGCCCGGGCCGCCGAGGTCGACCTGGCCGGGCAGCGGCCCTACCAGCTGATGGTGGTCGAGATCGCCGACGACCGGGGGTCGCGGACGTTGACCCTGCGCGCCGACGACGGCTACCGGCTGACCGCGACGGTCGCGGTCGAGGCCGCCGCGGCGGTGCTGGCCGGCGCCGTACCGCCCGGCGCGTGGCTGGCCGCCGACCTGCTGGACCCGGCGGCGGTGGTGGACCGGCTGCGCCGCGACGCCGCGTGCACGGTGTTCGAGGTGACCGACGGGCCGCGCGCCGCGGCGGTCGAGGAGGGGGTGCTGTGA
- a CDS encoding Gfo/Idh/MocA family oxidoreductase, with amino-acid sequence MTRRLRFVVCGTTFGRVHLAALRDRPQWGELVGILARGSARSVACAQEYGVPLYTSVDELPDTVDAACVAVRAGVAGGTGSELAASLLARGVHVLQEHPVHHDELADCLRLARRNQVLYRLNDHYPQLAPVRAFLQAAAVLRRHGPPRHVEASTAIQVAFALVDILSRALPAMRPWAVAAPAGWPEPMRGLLDAAPPLRGVDAVLGGVPVGIRVHNQLDPHDPDNHAHLMHRISLTTDAGTLTLADTHGPVLWSPRLHVTGAGAAGDGGDVGGDPGLARPSTAVLPGTEPTSYADVLRTAWPAAMARTMAEFAAAVTAGEDPMRLGQSHLTVCRVWQELTGRLGQPDLISGSPPPPVDVADLTGTDPDGGPVRADGTGPVGEAGAGDATGAVPRQRGTAPAVAR; translated from the coding sequence GTGACCCGGCGGCTGCGGTTCGTGGTCTGCGGCACGACGTTCGGGCGGGTCCACCTGGCCGCCCTGCGCGACCGCCCGCAGTGGGGTGAGCTGGTCGGAATCCTGGCCCGGGGCAGCGCCCGCTCGGTGGCCTGCGCGCAGGAGTACGGCGTGCCGCTGTACACCTCGGTCGACGAGCTGCCGGACACCGTCGACGCGGCCTGCGTGGCGGTGCGGGCGGGGGTGGCCGGCGGTACGGGCAGCGAACTCGCCGCCAGCCTGCTCGCCCGGGGCGTCCACGTGCTCCAGGAGCACCCGGTGCACCACGACGAACTCGCCGACTGCCTGCGGCTGGCCCGCCGCAACCAGGTGCTGTACCGGCTGAACGACCACTATCCGCAGCTCGCCCCGGTCCGGGCGTTCCTGCAGGCCGCGGCGGTGCTGCGCCGGCACGGCCCACCCCGGCACGTCGAGGCGAGCACCGCCATCCAGGTCGCGTTCGCCCTGGTCGACATCCTGTCCCGGGCGCTGCCGGCGATGCGGCCGTGGGCGGTGGCGGCGCCGGCCGGCTGGCCGGAGCCGATGCGTGGCCTGCTCGACGCGGCGCCGCCGCTGCGGGGTGTCGACGCGGTCCTGGGCGGGGTGCCGGTCGGCATCCGGGTGCACAACCAGCTCGACCCGCACGACCCGGACAACCACGCGCACCTGATGCACCGCATCTCGCTCACCACCGACGCCGGGACGCTGACCCTGGCCGACACGCACGGGCCGGTGCTGTGGAGCCCGCGCCTGCACGTGACCGGCGCGGGCGCGGCCGGCGACGGCGGGGACGTCGGCGGCGATCCCGGGCTGGCCCGGCCGAGCACCGCGGTGCTGCCCGGCACCGAGCCGACCTCCTACGCCGACGTGCTGCGGACGGCCTGGCCGGCGGCGATGGCCCGCACGATGGCCGAGTTCGCGGCCGCCGTGACGGCCGGCGAGGACCCGATGCGCCTCGGCCAGTCGCACCTGACGGTGTGCCGGGTGTGGCAGGAGCTGACCGGCCGGCTGGGACAGCCGGACCTGATCTCGGGAAGCCCGCCGCCACCGGTCGACGTCGCCGACCTGACCGGCACCGACCCGGACGGCGGACCGGTCCGGGCCGACGGGACCGGCCCGGTCGGCGAGGCGGGCGCGGGCGACGCGACCGGCGCGGTCCCGCGGCAGCGGGGTACGGCGCCGGCGGTGGCCCGGTGA